A window from Kovacikia minuta CCNUW1 encodes these proteins:
- a CDS encoding hybrid sensor histidine kinase/response regulator, producing the protein MSHPDFASRSKRRSLRTILVIPFVLQTFGAVSLVGYLSFRNGQTAVNELASKLRSETSTRIQDQISRYLKSAALVNQINLDDLQRGQWSLQDLKSQERQTWHMLRLFHPSIQANAIATQKSFRVVHQYRGDEPRLIAVNDRGALFRSYAMDAEGKPTKVMETAESYDVQAKPYYKAVAKSGKATWVIFPHATQKYMLVSLATPIWDQNHQLTGVLLGTSSLADISQFLNSFQVSATGAMFVVERSGLLVANSSDQPSIMISGDGKPQRLKASESGNALIRQTAQYLNSRSGGWATINAVQRSDFTINGERQFVQVTPLKDDHGLDWLVVVVVPEKDFMGQINANTRSTILLCLAALAIAISIGILTARWVTRPILRLNQAAKDITIGKWDRDSAIDLNRHDEVGELAESFNSMANQLKSSFETLEQKVEERTAELAEAKEKSEVANQAKSEFLANMSHELRTPLNGILGYAQILQRGEDLTERGKKGIDVIYQCGNHLLNLINDILDLAKIEARKLELHPGDVSFPVFLEGIAEMMRVRAGQKGIHFTFVADADLPIGVVMDEKRLRQVLINLLGNAIKFTDSGSVTFKVRKIQNEAVGTKDVSAGDQLEEPSKNTLFPLQDSQLIRLRFEVKDTGVGISPDGIAKIFQPFEQVGDVKKQSEGTGLGLAISQQIVSLMGSSLKVESEPGEGSTFWFEVELPEAQEWTVSQRSPQQEFISGFIGNQRKIMVVDDRWENRSVLVNLLEPLGFELIEVGNGQTALEAAKRYYPDLIITDLMMPGMDGYEMLRQLRQIPELKDIPVIASSASVFERNQNESIAAGANAFLPKPVEAAALLKLLEKHLNLQWVYADQSTEIATEIATEIATGGKTHGIHPSPSPLPPNAMTLPDPDILIQLYKLARQGRLMAIEQQLKLLEKTDQPCLEFIQVVRQHAIEFQAEKIRLLIEGYLPTAGDRC; encoded by the coding sequence ATGTCTCATCCTGATTTTGCCTCTCGCTCCAAGCGTCGATCGCTGCGTACCATTCTGGTTATCCCCTTTGTCCTGCAAACCTTTGGAGCCGTGAGCTTAGTCGGGTATCTTTCTTTTCGAAATGGTCAGACAGCCGTGAATGAGCTTGCCAGCAAGCTACGGAGCGAAACATCAACCCGCATTCAAGATCAAATCTCGCGCTATTTGAAGTCTGCGGCACTCGTTAACCAAATTAACCTGGACGACTTGCAGCGAGGGCAATGGAGCTTACAGGATCTCAAAAGTCAGGAGCGTCAAACCTGGCATATGCTGCGCCTGTTCCATCCCTCGATCCAGGCAAACGCCATTGCGACCCAGAAGTCATTCAGAGTTGTGCATCAATATAGGGGAGATGAGCCACGACTCATCGCAGTCAACGATCGTGGGGCGCTTTTTCGCTCCTACGCGATGGATGCGGAAGGGAAGCCAACCAAAGTCATGGAAACGGCTGAAAGTTATGATGTGCAAGCCAAGCCATACTACAAGGCAGTGGCAAAAAGTGGTAAGGCAACATGGGTTATTTTCCCGCATGCTACCCAGAAGTATATGCTGGTGAGCCTTGCCACTCCAATTTGGGATCAAAACCATCAGCTTACGGGGGTCTTGCTCGGAACTTCCTCCCTGGCAGATATTTCCCAATTTCTCAATAGCTTCCAGGTGAGTGCGACGGGAGCGATGTTTGTCGTGGAACGCTCTGGTTTGCTCGTTGCCAATTCATCCGATCAACCGTCAATTATGATCAGCGGTGATGGGAAGCCGCAACGCCTGAAAGCAAGCGAGAGCGGCAATGCACTCATTCGTCAGACTGCCCAGTACCTGAATAGCCGATCGGGGGGTTGGGCAACCATCAATGCTGTTCAACGGTCTGACTTTACCATTAATGGCGAACGACAGTTTGTCCAGGTCACACCGTTGAAAGACGACCACGGACTCGATTGGCTGGTTGTGGTTGTTGTCCCCGAAAAAGACTTTATGGGACAGATCAATGCTAACACTCGCTCTACGATTCTACTTTGTCTGGCAGCACTTGCGATTGCCATCAGCATTGGGATTCTGACTGCCCGTTGGGTTACGCGTCCCATTTTGCGGCTCAATCAGGCAGCCAAAGATATTACCATTGGCAAATGGGATCGGGACAGCGCGATCGACCTGAATCGCCATGATGAAGTTGGAGAACTTGCCGAGTCATTTAACAGCATGGCAAATCAACTGAAGTCTTCCTTTGAAACCCTGGAACAAAAGGTAGAAGAACGCACCGCAGAACTAGCGGAAGCAAAAGAGAAATCTGAGGTTGCAAACCAGGCAAAAAGTGAGTTTCTTGCCAATATGAGCCATGAACTGCGTACTCCGCTCAACGGTATTTTGGGTTACGCACAAATTCTGCAACGGGGGGAAGATTTAACCGAACGGGGGAAGAAGGGAATTGACGTGATTTATCAATGCGGTAATCACTTGCTGAACTTGATAAACGATATTCTTGACCTGGCTAAAATCGAAGCTCGTAAGTTAGAACTCCATCCTGGTGATGTGTCTTTTCCGGTTTTCCTGGAAGGCATTGCAGAAATGATGCGGGTTCGCGCCGGTCAGAAGGGAATCCATTTCACCTTTGTAGCGGATGCAGATTTGCCGATCGGGGTTGTAATGGATGAAAAACGTCTGCGGCAGGTGTTGATTAATTTATTAGGTAATGCCATCAAATTTACTGACAGCGGTAGTGTCACGTTCAAAGTTAGAAAAATTCAGAACGAAGCCGTGGGAACGAAAGATGTTAGCGCTGGAGACCAACTGGAGGAACCTAGCAAAAATACCTTATTCCCCCTTCAGGATTCTCAACTCATTCGCCTTCGGTTTGAGGTGAAAGATACAGGCGTTGGCATATCCCCTGATGGCATAGCAAAGATTTTTCAACCCTTTGAACAGGTTGGGGATGTCAAAAAACAGTCGGAAGGAACGGGGCTGGGACTGGCAATCAGTCAGCAAATTGTGTCGTTGATGGGAAGTAGCCTTAAGGTGGAAAGTGAGCCTGGAGAGGGTAGCACCTTCTGGTTTGAAGTTGAACTACCCGAAGCGCAGGAGTGGACAGTTAGCCAGCGATCGCCCCAGCAAGAGTTCATCAGTGGGTTTATCGGCAATCAGCGCAAGATTATGGTAGTAGACGATCGCTGGGAAAATCGGTCTGTCCTCGTTAATCTGCTGGAACCTCTGGGATTTGAGCTAATTGAAGTGGGAAATGGTCAAACCGCATTAGAGGCCGCCAAGAGGTATTATCCTGACCTGATTATTACTGACCTGATGATGCCAGGGATGGATGGCTATGAAATGCTGCGACAATTGCGCCAGATTCCAGAGTTAAAGGATATTCCCGTGATCGCCTCGTCTGCCAGCGTATTTGAGCGTAACCAGAATGAGAGTATTGCTGCCGGAGCAAATGCATTTTTACCCAAACCCGTTGAAGCTGCTGCCCTGCTGAAGCTATTGGAAAAACATCTTAATCTGCAATGGGTTTATGCTGATCAGTCAACTGAGATTGCAACTGAGATTGCAACTGAGATTGCAACTGGAGGTAAGACTCATGGAATTCATCCATCTCCATCTCCTTTACCTCCTAACGCAATGACTTTGCCTGATCCTGACATCCTGATTCAATTATATAAACTGGCACGGCAAGGGCGATTGATGGCGATCGAACAGCAGCTTAAACTTCTGGAAAAAACCGATCAACCATGTCTGGAATTCATCCAGGTTGTGCGGCAGCATGCAATTGAGTTTCAAGCCGAAAAAATTCGTTTGCTCATTGAAGGCTATCTTCCAACAGCAGGTGACAGGTGTTAG